The following nucleotide sequence is from Candidatus Cloacimonadota bacterium.
CAAAAAGCATAAAAAAATAAATAAGAAAACTTGACACTAAAACCCTAGTTAAATTTTTGAAGATTATTATAAATTATTCAAATCTTTAAAAAGGAGTTTAATGTGGATAAAAGAGAAGATATTTTAAGAGCAGCCTCGGTTGTGTTTCAAAAATACGGATTCGCAAAAACTACTCTGGATGATATAGCCCGAGAATGCGGAATGAAAAATACCGCACTCTACTATTACTTTAAAAACAAAGAAGATATTATGAATGCTATGTTCGATTGTGATATGAAAAAGATACAGGATAATATCAGAAACGCGGTTGCCAAACAAGATACGCCTAAAAATAAAATCCACGCATTTATCCTGGAAAAATTGATTTCATTCAAAAGTCAGAAAAGGTATTTCAAT
It contains:
- a CDS encoding TetR/AcrR family transcriptional regulator, which translates into the protein MIQIFKKEFNVDKREDILRAASVVFQKYGFAKTTLDDIARECGMKNTALYYYFKNKEDIMNAMFDCDMKKIQDNIRNAVAKQDTPKNKIHAFILEKLISFKSQKRYFNLILREDLSVKQRQFAFEQKNKFDEFEKELLTEIISEGINNNVFVNHSIDSVIYMITGTTWGISYFVLHNEQEMDLNNIVDDVVNIMFIGLEKR